A segment of the Chiloscyllium plagiosum isolate BGI_BamShark_2017 chromosome 39, ASM401019v2, whole genome shotgun sequence genome:
GGCCTGTATCTGGAGGCAGTGTGCTCGTGTGGCACAGTACTGTGAAGGTCCCAGTTGAGGACAGCCATTGGACATCCCTGCACTGCAGTTGAGAAACATTCATGCTCAATGCTGGAAGCTGGTGAGGTCATTCACCAACTGAAACTCAGGACATGAACATATTGATTAACATGTGAAGTCTCAGTCAGCTATCTCATTACCAAGCTCACCCATCTGAATAAGTATCTACTCTGCACAGAATTTTGACTGTGCTATTTTGTAAATTATTCACATTTCAATATGTGAAAGTGTGCCATTTAACCACCTTTCCTCATTCAAAGTTAGTTATGAAACTTACTTCACAGAAATAGCTTCATAGGCcaacttttaaaattaatacatttggtttaaagaacattttttcaaaaaaagatgAGTCATAACCAGCTAAAGAGAATTAAAACACCCTCCTGACTGCAGAGGCAGGTGATAATTGCCAGTGGTTACACTGTGCAAAGTTACAATAAACTGGGGACCCTCACCCAAAGGAGGGTTATAATTTAAGGGCATCCTAAACAGGGTTTCAGGGTCAAGTGTGTCCACGGAACGGGACAAGGACAACAGTCTCAACATACAATTTGCTCAGACATATGACCAAGGAAATTCCTAGATACTCCATATAGTTACATCACAGTCTTAACTTTAAAAGAGAACCTTCAAGCCCACAAGGCTCACCATGGAGAGGTAAACATAGGAGGAATAGAGCTCCAGGTTGATCTGCTTGTTGACAGCATCCTCACAGTCCTTGTGGTAGTTCTGACACACTTGGGAGGCCATCTTCACTATTCCTGCTCACTATCACCCAGACAACTCCAGACCTGAACCTCTCACCCATAAGTTCTTGTATTTATCTCCCAGGGAACATCCAGGGAGAGGTATCACCAATGATGATTGACAATTCCTGACAGCCAATCAGGCATCCCCCATGAACATAGGCCCCAATGAGAGAGAGGGGATGTGTTAACCAGAACTGACCAGAGGTGTAGATTAGAGTCAGGTCTGGATGATTATTCTGTGATCGGAACAGTAGGAGGTCACTCAGCAGCATCTCAATCAGGTCACTGTGAGTTTGTGTCCTTTTGAAAGAAATAGGTTTGAATTAGGAAAGGTtttcaagttttcttttaaaataaagtttgttgTGACAACTGAAAGAGGGGCTCAATGAAGAAGGGGAGTCACCATCTCAGCCTTTTGTGCTGGAAATGGGAGATAGGCGCTAGGACAAGGCAATTGTAACAGGAGCAGATGGGGCAGAGACTGGAACGCTGTTCTCAatgatggggagtccagaatccgGGGGGTCACAGTCTTGTGACACGGGGTAaactgtttaggactgagatgaggagaaaggtcttcactcagagagtggggagGCTGTGGGATTCTTTGCCTCAGAAAACATTGagactaaaacattgaatgtttttaagaaggagtcAGGTACagctcttagggctaaagggatcaaagtttaTGGGGATGGAGTGGGAGAtggtactgagttagatgatcagcttCAATcacatggaatggtggagcagggctgaagggctgaatggccgactcccattcctttttttttctctcattctatgtttcaataaccTGTTTAGTAAGAGTCTTATGGCACAGGGGTGGTGTCCCTTTGTCTGGGCCAGGAGGTCTCTGTACAAGAcccaacctgctccagaggtgtctgataacatctctggacaggttcATAAGGAAACGACCAGAGCTGTTGCAGGCCCTGTCAGGAGGTGGAAACCTCTTGAGGTATCGCTCTGTGTAACTATTTAGTTTCATTGGGTTCTTGGGTTTTTGCTGTTTAATATCTGATTATTACATCCTTTTCACTCAACCTTGTTTCAATGCTTGTCCcagtaatttgttctgttttattcGGCTGTGTAGAGGGATTTTTGGGACTAAGTGAGCAATTCTCATAATTGGAAATTCCACAACGGCTTAAGCTTTTTTCCTTGTAAGGAATACTCACTAACTGAAGaccctacctgctccagaggtgtctgataacatctctggacaggttcATAAGAAACAACCAGAGCTGTTGCAGGcccaatggaccgaatggcctcctcctgtgccataacaattctgtgattctgtggatgATCTGCATCTGAACAGCGTTTCCCTGCCTCTGTCTCCTGACTGACCTTTCTGTGGATTGGCACCTCGCTGTGATGGAGAGCCTCGAGTGTCCCGTTGATTCTGAGAGTGATACCTCAAGAGGTTTCCACCTCCTGGCAGGGCCACCCAGGACGGTAAGGTCGGAGGGGAGGATCCCGATAAAGTGCAATGCAAAACAAGTCCTCAACGGCCATCCATCCAGGCAGAAGGTATTTGTGTGCTATCTGCAGGGGTGGGTAAAGGCTACAGCAGGAGGAAGATCCCCAGTCAGCATTTCCTTGCCACTTGAGCTGTACCTACCTTCTGTCAAGGACCGTGTCTGTGCTGTGAGCTGTATTTTTGTGTTTGTGCCTGTGTGCGCGCGCATCCACTATCCTTCCTGTGAAGCATCCATTCCTAACGTTATCCCAGAATGTTCAGTTCTAATTTGAAGACTATGATTCCATTCCACATCCTCTGTTCTATTTGACCAATTGTGAAGAAACAGTTCCCCTGTATCTTCTCTGTCAAATCCATTCATCCTCATTAAAATTTCAATTGCACTCTTTCCTTAACCTTGTACCCTGAGGATTGTGGGCAAACTGTTGATGTCATTTAACCAGCTCTTTATCTCTGAGTTCATTCTGAAATTCTGGGCTGCACCATCTCTGCCTGAACTgagcactccagatgtggttgaACCAGAATTTGACAATTTTACAAAGAACCTCCATCCAGAAGGATTCAAAATAACAAATAGAAAAAGgaaaatttgcagcccaggaacaggccctccaagcctgagccgatccaaatctattgtctaaacctgttgcctggTTCCTAAGCATATGTATTCCTCTGATCCCCACCTAattgtgcatctgtccagacgcatcttaaatgagtctactgtgcctgcctctaccgcctctgctggcaacgcgttccagacacccaccaNNNNNNNNNNNNNNNNNNNNNNNNNNNNNNNNNNNNNNNNNNNNNNNNNNNNNNNNNNNNNNNNNNNNNNNNNNNNNNNNNNNNNNNNNNNNNNNNNNNNNNNNNNNNNNNNNNNNNNNNNNNNNNNNNNNNNNNNNNNNNNNNNNNNNNNNNNNNNNNNNNNNNNNNNNNNNNNNNNNNNNNNNNNNNNNNNNNNNNNNNNNNNNNNNNNNNNNNNNNNNNNNNNNNNNNNNNNNNNNNNNNNNNNNNNNNNNNNNNNNNNNNNNNNNNNNNNNNNNNNNNNNNNNNNNNNNNNNNNNNNNNNNNNNNNNNNNNNNNNNNNNNNNNNNNNNNNNNNNNNNNNNNNNNNNNNNNNNNNNNNNNNNNNNNNNNNNNNNNNNNNNNNNNNNNNNNNNNNNNNNNNNNNNNNNNNNNNNNNNNNNNNNNNNNNNNNNNNNNNNNNNNNNNNNNNNNNNNNNNNNNNNNNNNNNNNNNNNNNNNNNNNNNNNNNNNNNNNNNNNNNNNNNNNNNNNNNNNNNNNNNNNNNNNNNNNNNNNNNNNNNNNNNNNNNNNNNNNNNNNNNNNNNNNNNNNNNNNNNNNNNNNNNNNNNNNNNNNNNNNNNNNNNNNNNNNNNNNNNNNNNNNNNNNNNNNNNNNNNNNNNNNNNNNNNNNNNNNNNNNNNNNNNNNNNNNNNNNNNNNNNNNNNNNNNNNNNNNNNNNNNNNNNNNNNNNNNNNNNNNNNNNNNNNNNNNNNNNNNNNNNNNNNNNNNNNNNNNNNNNNNNNNNNNNNNNNNNNNNNNNNNNNNNNNNNNNNNNNNNNAACATTGATAAATCTCATGAAAAGCTGTTTCCCAGTGCCTCTCCTTGGGAAAAGTAATCAGATCTTGCTAATTTTTAATTCGCTCACACAATGAGGGTGCTggtggctgggtcagcatttattgcccagggcacagtgactagcactgctgcctcacagcaccaggatcccaggttcgattccagccttgggtgactgtctgcgtgggtttcctcccactttaCAAAAACGTGCAGGCCagctgaattggctatgctaacttgtccatagttgggggcattagtcagaggagggtgggttactcttcagagggttggtgtggatgtgttgggccgaagggcctgtttctatactgtagatcATCTAATCTTAACTACCCTTgtcaaggtggtggtgatgatttgctttcttgaattgctgctgttGTCTATTTGgtggaggtagacccacaatccTGTTTGGGagggaatccaggattttgactcagtaacagGGGAAAGAATGGTGACATAGTGCTAAGTGTCAACGGTGAGTGGtatgaaggggaacttgcaaggggtggaGTTGCCATGAAtttctgcccttgtctttctagatgggagtggtcatgggtttggaacatgttgtctgaggaactttggtgaattcctACAGCATTTGGTAGATGGTACACCTTGCAGTTGCTAAGTGGCAGTGagtggaaggaatgaatgttggTGGCTattgtgccaatcaaatgggctgctttgaaCTGAAGGGTGTCAAGATCCTGGAGTGGAGTGTTGTTGGCACACTCCCCAGTATCCTGACTTTGACACCCCCTGCCCAAACCAATTACCCTCCCACATTCAACATCTCTCCCCAGTGATCATGTCAATGACAGCACTAAGGTGTCAGCTTCGGCTTTTCACAAACTGACACTGATAATGTCCATCCTCCAAATTAAATGGTCAGCACAACTCAGGATACACGCTGGGAAATACCACTTCTGAACTAGTGAATATAACCAAATCCATAATCGCCTTGTCACTTGGAGCAGCAGTTCCAATATCACCATTCAGAGCCTGGTCAAGCCTGTAAAATGGACCATCTCAATTTGCTTACTGGGAAGATTGGAAAAGAACATTTGACCTCAGTGTATGCAAACTCAAAGCATGTGTACATTTTCAATCCCAAAATTATGGAAGAGGTGGTAAGCAAAGCTGACATTTGTGTTCGATATCAGCACAAGAATAATGTTTTAGACAGGAAAATATTGTCTTTTCTTCCCCTCCAAAGACAGGCACCTGCCCCATTAATCTCAGTTCAAGCTGAGAAAGATGAACAGTACAGCCTTAAGATGGCTGAGCAGTCATTGACCAAGTTACTTTGTGCCCTACTTATTGTGGACTGCGAGCATCCCAAGCAGGAGCAGCATTCATCACCCATTAGATTTCCCTTGAAATCCGACTCCACACTCACTGCAGCCTATTTATGAGAGAGCTGATTTCATGTAAATTCAGAGGGAAAAAACCACAtttggaacaaattactgcaaatgctacTTGGGTCCTATAGCTTTCTTTGCACCAGCTGCCTTCAGTATTTACTGCTCTAGCAATCCAGCACGGTCaccaaaaaagaaaaaggaattgtTACAATTGTCCCACGTAGGACAAGGTAGGCTCTGTTGCATTTCCTCATGTAGAGGATAGTTAGTAGCCAAGTAGACTAGAGACACTGATGCCAAATCAAAAGCAGAATCTTATTCTCCAGCCTGGAACTTGGATAAGAGATAAACCATTTCCCAGCTTGCAAAAACCACCATATAGCAATCAAGTATCACTTATCCAAGAACAAAAAGGTAGTGTACCTTTGAGCAAGATATTCAACTTTTATGTTCTTATAGATGATCCACTAAAATCAGAATCTAAGCATTAGAACTAATTGCTGGAAAATACTAAAGTCTGACAATAATCAGTTACACAagtaattaatatttcaggtccagtgacttaaCTGacttcactccacagatgctgttaaacCCAAAGTTTTCCCAGCTGTGTttcttcctgatttccagcagccaatgtttttgaaaattgaaGCAAAGACCTCTAACCATTGCTCAGGAGTACACCAGTTGTGTCAATCATTCAGACTTCAAACTATTGACTAGAGTCTGTTGCTGCAAACTTGTTCCAGTGAGCACAGGCAGATAGTGAGCACTGCTTACAAGCCAAAAAACCTTCAATTCCACAACTGCTTTCCAATTATGAGAGTTGCTCACTTATTCCAAAAGTCTCTCCACAGACCAGAATAAAAACACTGAGCAAATTACTGAGATAATCATTGAAACAAGGTTGAGAGAAAAAGGATTTAAATGATCAGATGTTCAATATCAAAAACCCAAGAACTAAATGAAACTAATAAACTACACAAAATACTCAGTTCCATGGTGAACACTATTTTAATTTTGTGCAGAGCACAACCAAAGTCATCCACTAGAATAAAGtcaccatgaccaacaaatggagttCTTGAATCCCACTCAGCTCAGggtgagcctgtcaaacaggtactctcccaggTCATTCTCAGGGGCTCCCAGTctcttcaggttggtgatgtgatctcccagcttcttgatcatcttcacttgctcatccaagtagtgcctctccaggaagtcacacagcTGGAACAGGAGACAAAGATTAGCCTCAAGGAACAAACCATGCAGCTGAAAAAGGTGATGTCCCAATACAGATGTGGGAAATCTCCACCACATTGCACCTCTCcctcaccacactctgggatGTTTGTTGAAAGGCTTATGATTTCAGCCTGCAGGAGGCAGGTCTATGATAGTTGGaattctaccccccccccccccacctcccccaaaccAAGGAGTAAGCAACGATCATTTCCTGCCAAGtgtttagagaaaaaaaaacaaattgaaaactcACATGAGGGTCCGTGTGGCCAGAGGAGAGTTTGTGCAGATCCAGCAGACTCTGGTTCACATCCTTCTCCATCTGCAGAGCTCTCCGCATTGCCTCCAGACCATTGCCCCACTCATCCTGCTCTGGCTTCTGGAGGGAGGGAAGTCAGGAGAGAAAAACAGCTCATCTCAGACAGGTGGATCACTGGCTACATCTGATCAGTCCATTATTCCAAAGAGTTAGATTTTACTGACGCCTTTAGGTTTCACTGTTCCCAGAGCTTAAATTTTAGAAGCATACCACACCGTGAAAGCACATTTTAGGATATAATCCAAATGTAATTCCTTGCTTTAGTGTTCTATCCCTTTCAATCCTCTTGACCAGCCCAATAGAAACATCTTGGAGATGCTGCTA
Coding sequences within it:
- the LOC122542157 gene encoding ferritin, heavy subunit-like, which encodes MASQVCQNYHKDCEDAVNKQINLELYSSYVYLSMSSYFDRDDVALCHFADFFKEQSHEEREHAEKLMEFQNKRGGRVVLQDVKKPEQDEWGNGLEAMRRALQMEKDVNQSLLDLHKLSSGHTDPHLCDFLERHYLDEQVKMIKKLGDHITNLKRLGAPENDLGEYLFDRLTLS